In Pyrus communis chromosome 1, drPyrComm1.1, whole genome shotgun sequence, the following are encoded in one genomic region:
- the LOC137719802 gene encoding uncharacterized protein, with product MPTLGKKTVALESSANPNPRSNNEHLQTPKSLYEQSREDRIRENRERMQKLGIVDISLQLKSNIHSKRSTAKSYSNRCTTPSGPPSIRTLGPTRRSSRLKNATPVSYAEVHVLKKDEASYMKGIMLEEGERPEIYTEEHEKLLGNTDKTWTLFVDGYGKDGKRIYDPVRGKTCHQCRQKTLSHHTQCNQCNRIQGQFCGDCLYMRYGEHVIEANQNPDWICPVCRGICNCSFCRTKKGWPPTGILYKKISQLGFKSVAHYLIHTQRGQTNSGENLETTNPVSAKRSLQFPDVDASCEEIVKDDDDIGAIKPLVGQERDDEFKSENENEIKSSTNLDINNQTSAERVLSFSDMVQQSENFGSSEVDHKVGDHLGLSKLQSESGRDDRQGEKENTMPLMDTKLGDSSNALETSSKSKMKPALDIEPSTDSIGGRLRQRRRKGNELSDDELQEAKVEILDSSPALGPRSKLKKKHVLAEPSPDSIGGRLRQRRKVNA from the exons ATGCCAACTCTAGGAAAGAAGACCGTTGCCCTGGAATCCTCagcaaaccctaaccctagaagCAACAATGAGCACCTCCAAACCCCCAAGTCTTTGTACGAGCAGTCCAGAGAAGATCGAATCAGAGAAAACCGCGAAAGAATGCAAAAGCTCGGCATCGTTGACATCTCTCTTCAGCTCAAATCAAACATTCACTCGAAGAGATCAACAGCAAAGAGCTACTCCAACCGCTGTACGACGCCGTCTGGGCCCCCTTCCATTCGGACGCTAGGACCCACTCGTCGTTCTTCTAG ATTGAAGAATGCTACACCAGTGAGCTACGCGgaggtgcatgtgttgaagaaGGATGAGGCTTCGTACATGAAGGGTATTATGCTGGAGGAGGGTGAAAGGCCGGAGATTTACacggaggagcatgagaagctGTTAGGCAACACTGATAAGACCTGGACTCTGTTTGTGGATGGTTATGGAAAAGATGGAAAACGGATTTATGACCCGGTTAGAGGAAAGACTTGCCATCAATGCAG GCAGAAAACTCTGAGTCATCATACTCAATGTAACCAATGCAACAGGATCCAAGGACAGTTTTGTGGCGATTGTTTGTACATGAG ATATGGGGAACATGTAATTGAAGCCAATCAGAATCCAGATTGGATTTGCCCTGTCTGCCGTGGAATCTGCAACTGTAGTTTTTGTCGGACGAAAAAAGGGTGGCCTCCTACTGGCATCCTCTACAAGAAG ATATCGCAACTAGGTTTCAAATCAGTTGCACACTATCTCATTCACACCCAACGGGGACAGACAAATTCAGGAGAAAATCTGGAAACCACCAATCCAGTTTCTGCAAAGAGGTCATTGCAATTCCCAGATGTAGATGCATCATGTGAAGAAATTGTCAAGGATGACGATGATATTGGAGCAATAAAACCTCTAGTTGGCCAAGAAAGAGATGACGAGTTTAAGAGTGAGAATGAGAATGaaatcaagagtagcacaaatcTGGATATTAACAACCAAACTTCTGCAGAGAGGGTATTGTCCTTTTCAGATATGGTACAACAGTCTGAAAATTTTGGATCGTCTGAGGTCGACCACAAGGTTGGTGACCACCTTGGATTGTCAAAGCTTCAATCTGAAAGTGGCAGAGATGATCGTCAAGGCGAGAAAGAGAATACAATGCCTTTGATGGATACGAAACTTGGTGATAGCAGTAATGCATTGGAAACTAGCTCAAAGTCTAAAATGAAGCCTGCTCTGGATATTGAACCAAGCACTGATAGTATTGGTGGAAGACTAAGGCAGAGGCGCAGGAAAGGAAACGAGCTTAGTGATGATGAATTACAAGAGGCAAAAGTGGAAATTCTAGATAGCAGTCCTGCATTGGGCCCAAGGTCAAAGCTCAAGAAGAAGCATGTTCTTGCTGAACCAAGTCCAGACAGCATTGGTGGAAGATTAAGGCAGAGGCGTAAGGTCAACGCGTAA
- the LOC137719202 gene encoding GDSL esterase/lipase At2g23540 — protein MAMGYNSCTAACVGFVLLLVFNQSYLGNAADQGQGLGASFIFGDSLVDAGNNNYLPTLSKANMVPNGIDFKASGGKPTGRFTNGRTIGDIVGEELGQPNYALPYLSPNATGKALLVGVNYASGGAGILNATGRIFINRVGMDIQVDFFNQTRKQIGKVLGPSQAKEYIMKRSIFSITVGANDFLNNYLLPVLSIGTRISQSPDAFIDDLISHFRVQLTRLYQLDARKFVIGSIGPIGCIPYQKTINQLNPDQCVELPNKLALQYNGRLKGLLAELNENLPGSTFVYANVYDLVMDVITNYEKYGFTTASVACCGNGGQYAGIIPCGPQSSLCNDRLMHVFWDPYHPSDAANLILAKKLLDGDTKIIYPMNLRQLRDHGLG, from the exons ATGGCCATGGGGTATAATTCTTGCACTGCGGCCTGCGTAGGGTTTGTTCTTTTGCTCGTTTTTAATCAGAGTTATTTGGGAAATGCTGCTGATCAAGGTCAAGGGTTAGGagcttcttttatttttggcgATTCTCTGGTTGATGCTGGAAACAATAATTATTTACCAACGTTGTCCAAGGCGAATATGGTTCCAAACGGGATCGATTTTAAAGCATCTGGAGGAAAACCTACCGGAAGGTTTACCAATGGTAGAACCATTGGTGATATAGTTG GAGAAGAATTGGGGCAACCAAACTATGCACTCCCATATTTGTCACCAAATGCCACAGGAAAAGCCCTATTGGTTGGGGTGAATTATGCATCAGGAGGAGCAGGGATTTTGAATGCAACAGGAAGAATATTT ATTAATAGGGTGGGAATGGATATCCAAGTCGATTTTTTCAACCAGACAAGGAAGCAGATTGGCAAGGTATTGGGCCCATCACAGGCAAAGGAGTACATTATGAAAAGATCCATTTTTTCAATCACAGTTGGGGCCAATGACTTTTTGAACAATTATCTCCTACCAGTCCTCTCCATTGGAACAAGAATTTCTCAGAGCCCAGAtgcttttattgatgatttgaTCTCTCACTTCAGAGTCCAACTTACT AGACTTTATCAATTGGATGCTCGAAAATTTGTGATTGGAAGTATTGGACCTATTGGCTGCATACCATACCAAAAGACCATAAATCAACTGAATCCAGACCAGTGTGTGGAGTTGCCAAATAAGCTAGCTCTTCAGTACAATGGCCGGTTGAAGGGCTTGCTTGCTGAACTGAATGAGAACCTTCCAGGTTCAACATTTGTTTATGCAAACGTGTATGATCTAGTGATGGACGTCATTACGAATTATGAAAAATATG GATTTACAACAGCAAGTGTAGCATGCTGTGGAAATGGTGGCCAATACGCGGGTATAATTCCATGTGGCCCACAATCCAGTCTCTGCAATGATCGGTTGATGCATGTTTTCTGGGATCCCTACCATCCAAGTGATGCTGCCAACCTTATACTCGCCAAAAAATTGCTCGATGGAGACACAAAAATAATTTATCCAATGAATCTCAGACAACTTCGAGACCATGGATTGGGGTAA
- the LOC137732370 gene encoding dof zinc finger protein DOF3.4, which yields MPSDSGDQQQNNSQNRRTVKATQATGAPPPEQEHLPCPRCDSTNTKFCYYNNYNFSQPRHFCKSCRRYWTHGGTLRDIPVGGGTRKNAKRSRTAASAASVATTTTTSDNDPISATPFFLNPGVGAALQLSDLKGNMGNGCGGGGGSGSFTSLLNTHGPGGFLALGGFGLGLAGGFEEMGFGLGRAVWPFAGMGGDGVAGGTHGGMMNMWQLENGEGGGIVNVGVGPVGAEFCSWPELAISTPGNGLK from the coding sequence ATGCCGTCGGACTCCGGGGATCAGCAGCAGAACAACAGCCAGAACCGGAGGACGGTGAAAGCCACCCAGGCCACGGGGGCCCCACCGCCGGAGCAAGAGCACCTGCCCTGCCCGCGCTGCGACTCCACCAACACCAAGTTCTGCTATTACAACAACTACAACTTCTCCCAGCCCCGGCACTTTTGCAAATCCTGCCGCCGCTACTGGACCCACGGGGGCACCCTCCGCGACATCCCCGTCGGCGGCGGCACCCGCAAAAACGCCAAGCGTTCCCGCACCGCCGCTTCCGCCGCCTCAGTCGCCACAACCACCACAACTTCAGACAACGACCCGATTTCGGCCACCCCATTTTTTCTCAACCCAGGTGTCGGAGCGGCCTTACAGTTGAGTGATTTGAAGGGTAACATGGGAAATGGATGCGGCGGTGGCGGCGGCAGTGGCAGCTTCACTTCTCTGCTCAACACCCACGGGCCTGGTGGGTTTTTGGCTCTGGGCGGGTTCGGGCTGGGGCTGGCGGGTGGTTTTGAGGAGATGGGGTTTGGGCTTGGGAGAGCGGTCTGGCCCTTTGCTGGGATGGGAGGAGACGGTGTTGCGGGTGGGACCCACGGTGGGATGATGAACATGTGGCAGCTCGAGAACGGAGAGGGTGGTGGGATTGTGAATGTGGGTGTTGGACCCGTTGGAGCAGAGTTCTGTTCTTGGCCGGAGTTGGCAATTTCTACTCCTGGAAATGGACTAAAGTGA